From a single Marinobacter sp. SS13-12 genomic region:
- a CDS encoding lysophospholipid acyltransferase family protein, translated as MIRTNIITRVPAMELLRLTTRLTLFAGFLALTASLAGALLLTDALFRSRIDRAPFARFCFNGASRCLGFRVSAQGAFSPRPVLYVSNHISWSDIPVLGGMVPLRFLSKAEVGRWPVIGWLATQAGTLFIQRGSGMAGQTRREIADTLIRGQSVLVFPEGTTTAGVTVLPFHSRLLHAAADAGVDIQPVSIGYLRRGHPDHLAPFIGDDEFQHHLVRMLRQPAVEVGVIAHPVVSLRDGCEMSEITRELQKTVQEGLWQIQAGRLSNRETAGPTAVAGPEV; from the coding sequence GTGATCAGAACCAACATAATAACCCGGGTACCGGCCATGGAATTGCTACGTCTGACCACTCGACTCACGCTGTTTGCCGGCTTTCTGGCCCTGACGGCCTCCCTTGCCGGTGCCCTGCTGTTAACTGATGCTCTGTTCCGCAGCCGGATCGACCGCGCGCCCTTCGCCCGTTTCTGCTTCAACGGTGCCAGCCGCTGCCTGGGCTTTCGCGTGTCGGCACAGGGTGCGTTCAGCCCCAGGCCCGTGCTCTACGTCAGCAATCATATTTCCTGGTCCGACATTCCGGTGCTCGGCGGTATGGTACCCCTCAGATTTCTGTCGAAGGCGGAAGTGGGTCGTTGGCCGGTCATCGGCTGGCTGGCAACTCAGGCCGGCACACTGTTTATTCAGCGCGGCAGTGGCATGGCGGGGCAGACCCGCCGTGAAATTGCCGACACGCTCATTCGCGGACAGTCAGTACTGGTGTTCCCGGAAGGTACCACCACTGCAGGTGTGACAGTTCTGCCGTTTCACAGCCGTCTGCTTCACGCCGCAGCGGATGCCGGGGTGGATATCCAGCCTGTCAGTATCGGCTACCTGCGGCGCGGGCACCCGGACCACCTGGCGCCCTTTATCGGCGATGACGAATTTCAGCACCATCTGGTCCGCATGCTGCGCCAGCCGGCCGTTGAAGTGGGTGTTATCGCCCACCCCGTAGTATCCCTGAGAGACGGCTGCGAAATGTCGGAGATAACCAGGGAACTGCAGAAAACGGTTCAGGAAGGCTTGTGGCAGATCCAGGCCGGGCGGCTGTCAAACCGGGAAACGGCCGGGCCGACGGCGGTTGCCGGCCCGGAGGTCTAA